A stretch of Desulfotalea psychrophila LSv54 DNA encodes these proteins:
- a CDS encoding Ni/Fe hydrogenase subunit alpha, protein MGKQIVIEPVSRIEGHGKITINLDEEGKVADARLHVTQLRGFEKFCEGRPYTEMVSLTERICGICPISHSLASSKTCDQIMGVRVPETATKLRRLLNCGEFIQSHSLSFFYLSSPDLLLGMGSDPAQRNIFGVLKANPAFAMDGIRLRKIGQQIIQWFAGKRIHPSWVVPGGVNAPLSAEHRDNMLSVLPEALDIIERTLTYFRQSLHKHYKEIETFANFPTYFLGLVDREGRMEHVEGKLRFIDAQGNLVADQIDPACYQDYIAEAVESYSYLKSPYYKPLGYPQGIYRVGPAARLNVCDGCGTPLADREWATFRNLGKGPLLSSFYNHYARLIEILYCIETLDQLLRDPDILSTHIRAYAQPNFSEGIGVVEAPRGTLFHHYNVDEDGLMTKANMIVATGNNNLAMNKGVLQVAKHFITGGKITDSAINRIQAVIRAFDPCLSCSTHVLGQEVPLIQLLDADGHVVDEV, encoded by the coding sequence ATGGGGAAGCAGATTGTTATTGAACCGGTGAGTCGCATTGAAGGCCATGGAAAAATCACTATTAACCTTGATGAGGAAGGCAAGGTTGCAGACGCCAGACTACACGTAACTCAGCTCCGAGGGTTTGAAAAGTTCTGCGAGGGAAGGCCCTATACCGAAATGGTATCTCTGACGGAGCGAATTTGCGGTATTTGCCCCATCAGTCATTCTCTTGCCTCATCCAAGACCTGCGACCAGATCATGGGGGTACGGGTTCCGGAAACCGCCACTAAATTGCGGCGATTACTTAATTGCGGAGAATTCATTCAGTCCCACAGTTTGAGCTTTTTTTATCTTTCGTCACCTGATCTGCTGCTGGGTATGGGATCAGATCCGGCTCAGCGCAATATATTCGGGGTGTTGAAGGCCAACCCTGCTTTTGCCATGGATGGTATTCGCTTACGAAAAATTGGCCAACAGATTATTCAATGGTTTGCCGGCAAGCGCATTCATCCATCCTGGGTGGTGCCGGGTGGCGTCAATGCCCCGCTGAGTGCAGAACATCGTGACAATATGCTCTCTGTGCTGCCCGAGGCCTTGGATATCATTGAACGAACGCTTACGTACTTCAGGCAATCCTTGCATAAGCACTATAAAGAGATAGAGACCTTTGCCAATTTCCCTACCTATTTTCTCGGGCTCGTCGACAGAGAGGGCAGGATGGAGCATGTTGAAGGCAAACTTCGCTTCATAGATGCGCAGGGGAATCTGGTTGCAGACCAGATTGATCCTGCCTGCTATCAGGATTATATTGCCGAGGCGGTTGAATCGTATTCCTACCTCAAATCACCCTACTATAAACCCCTGGGCTACCCTCAGGGTATATACCGGGTCGGGCCTGCGGCCAGGCTGAATGTCTGTGACGGTTGCGGTACGCCTCTGGCTGACCGAGAATGGGCAACATTCCGTAATTTGGGTAAGGGCCCGTTATTGAGCTCATTTTACAACCATTACGCCCGGCTTATTGAAATTCTCTACTGTATCGAGACATTGGATCAGTTGCTACGAGATCCTGATATCCTCAGCACGCACATACGTGCATATGCACAGCCAAACTTCAGTGAAGGGATAGGCGTTGTTGAAGCGCCTCGGGGGACCCTGTTTCACCATTATAATGTAGATGAAGATGGGCTGATGACAAAGGCCAATATGATTGTTGCCACCGGTAATAATAACCTGGCCATGAATAAGGGGGTGCTCCAGGTGGCAAAGCACTTCATCACAGGAGGAAAAATAACAGATTCGGCAATAAACCGAATACAGGCTGTGATCAGGGCTTTTGACCCCTGTTTGAGTTGCTCAACTCATGTTCTGGGACAAGAGGTACCTTTAATCCAACTCCTGGACGCA